A single Thermomicrobiales bacterium DNA region contains:
- a CDS encoding SDR family NAD(P)-dependent oxidoreductase, with translation MHSRFVLDSLVVSPSGLPDPTLAIAASRAGAIGILSLEFTSDLPNSRAALNKLSTHGRGRLGVLLSAETLDFSRSILSLLSEKTTTVCISGQGDDAIASLTSAARSLGRDVYVVAPNEQIARIGVEAGANAVLAKGHESGGWIGEESTFVLLQRLIARVDVPVWAWGGIGLHTGAACAVAGAAGFVLDSQVLLARESPLPEAARTILRRMDGSETTVLGADLGQPVRVYSRPGVAAVDELRQQERDLTLATSEPPTSLWAERVIAAAGWRDPQSDVLLVGQDAAFAASLADRFYTVGGILGAIRDEAAAHCRTAQRLDPLSESSTLAESHRTRFPIVQGPMTRVSDRAEFAMSVAESGALPFLALALMRAGEVESLLDETSQLLGERSWGVGILGFVPAELRAEQLEVIRRYRPPFALIAGGRPDQALALEADGIATYLHVPSPGLLGLYIKDGARRFVFEGRECGGHVGPRTSFVLWETMVSALLANLTRSVDAAEFHVLFAGGIHDARSAAMVAALAAPLAERGVRIGVLVGTAYLFTSEAVTSGAITAGFQSAAQDCNETVLLESGPGHSTRCLPSPFVDDFRTEKLDLIRANTSSDEIRNRLEEFNIGRLRIASKGVDRNPAFGKDAAEKKLIDVAPDDQWSRGMYMIGQVAALHQQVMSMADLHAGISIGSSRTLADLAIEDANPEPTPEPAQIAIVGMGSIFPGAADTETFWKNILGKVDAVTEIPAERWDWRQYFDPDRSVPDKIYSRWGGFIDDIPFDPVEFGMPPKSIESIEPFQLLGLLVVRAALRDAGYEKRPFNRERTSVMLGAGGGGSDLTAGYMLRSTLPLVVGDAAWEINELADGLMPEWTEDSFPGLLMNVASGRVANRFDFGGANFTVDAACASSLAAVYLAIRDLQSGVSDMAVVGGVDAIQNPFAFLCFSKTQALSATGRCRPFDAEADGIAIAEGFAALVLKRLDDAERDGDRIYAVIQGAGAASDGRDRSMTAPRPEGQMRALDRAYQQAGYSPATVELFEAHGTGTVAGDQAEAQSLSTVLNRAGATTQSAAIGSVKSMIGHTKAAAGVAGLMKAALALHHHVLPPTLGVTRPSPRAGFPDGPLYVNSEPRPWLRNPSIPQRRAGVSAFGFGGTNFHLTLEEYANAYLEETPSIVGNIPAEILVWRGHSRSELMMAIESVLGQLEVGAQPSLTDLAYTLSLEEPLSDGPVLVIVAATLDDLATKLRSARDVLTADIERQHLPNGIHFAEEGMAREGSIAFVFPGQGSQYVNMGRDLAVAFPGVLQQFDHADAVLDGLLQQPLSRYIFPPPTFTPDDEKVQRAALTETNIAQPALGATNLAYNHLLGRFGVEPAMVAGHSYGEFVALTAAGSISSDDMLRLSEARGRFMVEGAVGETGTMAAIDAPREALLPLLDDSDITLANLNSPKQTVISGGEASIDRAIAWCDEHGLRARRLPVACAFHSSYVAPAQKRLAEMLAQTPIATPRIPVYSNTTGEQYPQDAADIADLLSRHLTHPVEWVREVEAMHSAGARIFVEVGPKSVLTGLIGSILAERPHVALSMDQSGRPAMLQLLHTLAALVTEGAPVQLDRLFTGRNAKRLSMSALDAGQDTPVYTSSTWLVNGGGARPIGAPLRGAGKQAPLKVTVHREGHVAASVNGRSTSHADVSAAPAGLEGHATPQESVPMQEGSVAVTAQIHNHVVPQEPDAAEQSSPQSMPLMYAQQPSPAAHGGDRVSDVMNRHQQVMQQFLETQRSVMLAYLGAYRPSAEQRVVDTTGSISRPAVHELRPPTASNGNGNGHAPAPPQPAPQVSSPPVARVPQPQVQPAPPPPQPVAPPVPTPEPVAQAAAPAPVVAPPAAAARALDRDALMAMLLGVVSDRTGYPPDMLGLDADLEADLGIDSIKRVEIAGTMMQSLPIPDGVTPDVEQVTSSKTLNQIADALQAILAGGTEEANRGTEERLPFEFEPAGARIGRFSVTCFPIEPADRTGAREVNGVVVLIDDGAEIGHHLATILEAGGIRTARIDTRQVPSPSEGDVATVLDTVRRQHGPVGALIHLASVAQSDSSDDLDAVSLQHDLDRQLSWLFLATQRFAPDLIESASGCNAIMSVVDLGGDFAVGSAAGARSIASGALAGFVKTVPQDFPELRAKAVDVGPCDSRVAAQRIADEFWSIDAHAEVGYRGDERVGLGIAEHPVDEAAEPFALDRGAVVLITGGARGITAESAAWLAELWQPTLILVGRTPLESEDPETAAIQDAAALKIALVQRHRAGGENVTPVMVEREVRDLLSRREVQATIDRLRASGSQVEYHACDVRDADAFRALIEDVYRRHGRIDGAIHGAGIIEDKLIRDKQLASFGRVVTTKADSALTLATLLQPESLRFLVFFSSVSGRFGNRGQADYAAASEVLNKLAQHLDRQWAAHVVSINWGPWLKTGMVSDAVRQQFAERGIELIPLPVGCRLLIEELQFGRKGEVEIVIGGASAPVGGVGKSDPMAFPQAKSQPESSPLIASDLPLISVNATIESRSNSGVIVGRTFDPTIDRYLLDHQIDGTPIVPFAVALELMAETASLVFPTLPVRAVRDMQLLSGISVPSPVSVHVVAEQSGQSSRDGVAVDVRIVAAGPTPRVHYRATVELEELATPPVAPARLSGLSPTEITPRFAYDTYLFHGPLFQGIAGIDGTSQYGARATLEPVDLDRFLPSANGDWLFDPSIVDSALQMQLVWLRMSVDVTLLPNTMQRIERFARARDASDNWTLQHEVLIHADIKLPLCQADHFLYSSDGAVAIAITGMAGTGSRSLNRVVGNPR, from the coding sequence GTGCATTCTCGCTTCGTTCTCGACAGTCTCGTTGTATCGCCGTCCGGTCTCCCTGACCCGACGCTTGCCATTGCAGCAAGTCGTGCCGGAGCCATTGGCATACTGAGTCTTGAGTTCACTAGCGACCTTCCAAATAGTCGAGCCGCCCTGAACAAGCTTTCAACACATGGACGTGGACGCCTCGGCGTTCTGCTCAGTGCTGAAACGCTGGACTTCAGTCGTTCAATTCTGTCACTACTGTCAGAAAAGACTACTACTGTCTGTATCTCCGGTCAAGGCGATGACGCGATTGCATCGCTAACTTCCGCAGCTCGTTCGCTCGGCCGAGACGTCTACGTTGTTGCTCCGAACGAACAGATCGCGCGCATTGGCGTGGAGGCTGGTGCCAACGCTGTCCTTGCCAAGGGGCATGAGAGCGGCGGCTGGATCGGTGAGGAGAGCACGTTCGTGCTGCTCCAGCGCTTGATCGCTCGCGTCGATGTCCCGGTGTGGGCCTGGGGTGGCATCGGGCTGCACACGGGTGCTGCGTGTGCCGTCGCGGGCGCAGCCGGATTCGTGCTAGATAGCCAGGTGCTGCTGGCACGCGAGTCGCCGTTGCCGGAGGCAGCCAGAACGATTCTGCGCCGGATGGATGGCAGCGAAACGACGGTTCTCGGCGCTGACCTGGGTCAGCCGGTGCGCGTCTATTCGCGACCAGGCGTTGCTGCAGTTGATGAATTGCGCCAGCAGGAGCGTGATCTGACGCTCGCGACCAGCGAGCCTCCTACGAGTTTATGGGCAGAACGCGTCATTGCCGCCGCCGGTTGGCGTGATCCTCAGTCGGACGTCCTTCTCGTCGGCCAGGATGCGGCTTTTGCTGCCAGCCTGGCCGATCGCTTTTATACCGTCGGTGGCATCCTCGGCGCTATTCGAGATGAGGCCGCGGCACACTGCCGCACCGCCCAGCGTCTGGATCCATTGAGCGAGTCATCAACGCTGGCGGAGTCGCATCGGACGCGATTCCCGATCGTTCAGGGGCCGATGACGCGCGTCAGCGATCGCGCCGAGTTCGCCATGTCGGTCGCGGAATCCGGAGCGCTGCCGTTCCTCGCTCTCGCGTTGATGCGGGCAGGGGAAGTCGAGTCGCTGCTGGACGAGACGTCGCAGCTGCTGGGCGAACGGTCGTGGGGTGTTGGCATCCTCGGCTTCGTTCCGGCCGAGCTGCGAGCAGAGCAGCTTGAGGTGATCCGGCGCTATCGTCCGCCGTTCGCGCTGATCGCCGGCGGGCGTCCGGATCAGGCATTGGCGCTTGAGGCTGATGGCATCGCCACCTACCTCCACGTCCCTTCCCCCGGCTTATTGGGCCTCTATATAAAGGATGGCGCGCGGCGATTCGTCTTCGAAGGGCGCGAGTGCGGCGGTCACGTTGGCCCACGCACGAGTTTCGTGCTTTGGGAGACGATGGTCAGTGCGCTGCTCGCGAACCTGACTCGCTCGGTCGACGCTGCCGAGTTTCACGTGTTGTTTGCCGGCGGCATTCACGATGCACGATCGGCAGCGATGGTCGCTGCTCTGGCAGCGCCGCTGGCTGAGCGCGGCGTCCGGATTGGCGTGCTGGTTGGTACCGCCTACCTGTTCACGTCCGAGGCCGTGACATCAGGTGCGATCACCGCTGGCTTCCAGAGTGCCGCGCAGGATTGCAATGAGACGGTGCTGCTGGAGAGTGGGCCCGGCCATTCCACCCGCTGCCTCCCGTCCCCGTTTGTCGATGATTTCCGCACAGAGAAGCTCGATCTCATCCGTGCCAATACGTCGAGTGACGAGATCCGCAATCGCCTTGAAGAGTTCAACATTGGCCGCCTGCGGATCGCGTCCAAGGGTGTCGACCGCAATCCGGCGTTCGGGAAGGACGCTGCCGAAAAGAAGCTGATCGATGTTGCACCAGACGACCAATGGTCGCGCGGAATGTACATGATCGGTCAGGTGGCTGCGCTGCACCAACAGGTCATGTCGATGGCAGACCTGCACGCGGGAATCTCCATCGGATCATCCCGGACGTTGGCCGACCTCGCGATCGAAGACGCCAACCCGGAGCCGACACCTGAACCGGCCCAGATCGCCATTGTGGGTATGGGGAGCATCTTCCCCGGTGCCGCCGACACCGAGACGTTCTGGAAGAACATCCTGGGCAAGGTCGACGCGGTGACTGAGATCCCGGCTGAGCGCTGGGATTGGCGGCAGTATTTCGATCCGGATCGCTCGGTTCCCGACAAGATCTACTCGCGCTGGGGTGGGTTTATCGATGACATCCCCTTCGACCCGGTCGAGTTCGGCATGCCGCCGAAGTCGATTGAGTCGATCGAGCCGTTCCAGCTACTTGGCTTGCTGGTCGTCAGGGCCGCGCTTCGCGACGCAGGCTATGAGAAGCGGCCTTTTAATCGCGAGCGCACGTCGGTCATGCTTGGCGCTGGCGGCGGCGGATCGGACCTCACTGCCGGATACATGTTGCGCTCGACACTGCCGCTCGTTGTCGGCGATGCGGCGTGGGAGATCAACGAGCTTGCAGATGGCCTGATGCCGGAGTGGACCGAAGATAGCTTTCCCGGTTTGCTGATGAATGTTGCTTCCGGTCGCGTCGCGAATCGGTTCGATTTCGGCGGCGCGAACTTTACCGTCGATGCCGCCTGTGCGTCGTCTCTTGCAGCCGTCTATCTGGCGATCCGAGATCTGCAATCGGGCGTGAGTGACATGGCGGTCGTCGGTGGTGTTGACGCCATTCAGAATCCGTTCGCCTTCTTGTGTTTCTCCAAGACGCAGGCGCTGTCGGCGACAGGTCGCTGCCGACCGTTCGACGCGGAGGCAGACGGTATCGCCATCGCCGAAGGGTTCGCGGCGCTAGTGCTGAAGCGGCTGGACGATGCCGAGCGCGACGGAGACCGCATCTACGCGGTCATCCAGGGAGCCGGGGCTGCCAGCGATGGACGCGATCGCAGCATGACCGCGCCGCGACCCGAGGGGCAAATGCGCGCGCTGGATCGAGCCTATCAGCAGGCCGGCTACTCACCAGCCACCGTCGAGCTGTTCGAAGCCCACGGCACCGGCACGGTCGCCGGCGATCAGGCGGAGGCGCAATCGCTTTCGACCGTGTTGAACCGAGCTGGTGCGACGACGCAATCTGCCGCGATCGGTTCTGTGAAGTCGATGATCGGCCATACGAAGGCAGCCGCCGGAGTCGCCGGGTTAATGAAGGCTGCGCTGGCGCTCCATCATCATGTACTCCCACCGACACTCGGTGTTACGCGGCCAAGTCCGCGTGCTGGATTCCCTGACGGCCCGCTGTACGTCAATAGCGAGCCGCGACCGTGGCTGCGCAACCCATCGATCCCGCAGCGACGGGCCGGTGTGAGTGCATTCGGATTCGGCGGCACAAACTTCCACTTGACGCTGGAAGAGTACGCCAACGCCTATCTCGAAGAGACCCCGTCAATTGTCGGGAACATCCCGGCTGAGATTCTGGTCTGGCGTGGGCATTCGCGGTCCGAACTCATGATGGCAATCGAGAGTGTGCTCGGTCAGCTGGAGGTTGGTGCCCAGCCGTCGCTAACGGATCTGGCATACACGCTCAGTCTGGAGGAACCGCTGAGCGACGGACCTGTGCTCGTGATCGTCGCCGCGACGCTCGATGATCTGGCGACGAAGCTCCGGTCGGCGCGTGATGTGCTGACCGCCGACATCGAGCGCCAGCACCTGCCAAATGGGATCCACTTCGCCGAGGAGGGGATGGCGCGCGAGGGTTCCATCGCGTTCGTGTTCCCCGGCCAGGGGTCGCAGTACGTCAACATGGGCCGCGATCTAGCCGTTGCGTTCCCCGGAGTGCTCCAACAGTTCGATCATGCTGATGCAGTATTGGATGGACTGCTGCAGCAGCCGCTGAGCCGCTATATCTTCCCGCCACCGACATTCACACCGGACGACGAGAAGGTCCAGCGGGCTGCACTGACCGAAACGAACATCGCTCAGCCGGCCCTCGGTGCAACGAATCTGGCCTACAACCATTTGCTCGGCAGATTCGGAGTAGAACCGGCAATGGTTGCGGGACACAGTTACGGCGAGTTCGTTGCGCTGACCGCTGCTGGGAGCATCAGCTCTGACGACATGCTGCGCCTTTCGGAGGCACGCGGTCGGTTCATGGTCGAGGGCGCAGTCGGCGAAACGGGAACGATGGCCGCGATCGACGCGCCGCGTGAGGCGTTGCTTCCGCTGCTCGACGATTCTGACATCACCCTGGCTAACCTCAACTCGCCGAAGCAGACCGTCATCTCTGGTGGCGAGGCGTCGATCGACCGTGCGATTGCCTGGTGCGACGAGCACGGCCTGCGCGCGCGACGCTTGCCGGTTGCGTGCGCGTTCCACTCGTCCTATGTCGCACCCGCGCAGAAGCGGCTCGCCGAGATGCTGGCGCAGACGCCGATTGCCACGCCACGCATACCGGTGTACTCGAACACCACCGGCGAGCAGTACCCGCAGGACGCAGCGGACATTGCCGACCTGCTCAGCCGACACCTGACGCACCCGGTGGAGTGGGTGCGTGAGGTTGAAGCCATGCACAGCGCCGGTGCACGCATCTTCGTCGAGGTCGGTCCGAAGAGTGTGCTGACTGGCCTGATCGGCAGCATTCTCGCTGAACGTCCGCACGTCGCCTTGTCGATGGATCAGTCGGGCCGACCGGCAATGCTGCAGTTGCTTCATACGCTCGCCGCGCTCGTGACTGAGGGCGCACCGGTGCAGCTTGACCGGCTGTTCACTGGGCGTAACGCGAAGCGGCTTTCGATGAGCGCACTCGACGCTGGCCAGGATACCCCTGTCTATACCTCATCGACCTGGCTGGTCAACGGCGGCGGCGCGCGACCGATCGGCGCGCCATTGCGTGGAGCAGGGAAGCAAGCGCCGCTGAAGGTCACTGTCCATCGCGAAGGTCATGTCGCTGCCTCTGTCAATGGAAGATCGACGTCACATGCTGACGTATCGGCCGCACCAGCCGGATTGGAAGGTCATGCGACTCCTCAAGAATCAGTCCCGATGCAGGAAGGGAGCGTTGCAGTGACTGCACAGATACACAATCATGTAGTTCCACAAGAACCGGACGCGGCAGAGCAGTCCTCGCCGCAGTCAATGCCACTGATGTACGCACAACAGCCGTCGCCCGCTGCACACGGCGGCGACCGTGTGAGCGACGTGATGAATCGCCATCAGCAGGTGATGCAGCAGTTTCTGGAGACGCAGCGCTCAGTGATGCTCGCCTATCTCGGCGCGTATCGCCCGAGTGCCGAGCAGCGCGTTGTTGATACGACTGGCAGTATTTCGCGGCCCGCCGTTCACGAGCTGCGACCGCCGACTGCCAGCAATGGCAACGGGAATGGTCATGCGCCAGCTCCTCCGCAACCTGCCCCACAAGTGAGCAGCCCACCAGTGGCCAGAGTGCCGCAACCACAAGTCCAACCGGCACCGCCACCGCCACAACCCGTCGCACCGCCAGTGCCAACTCCGGAGCCGGTGGCCCAAGCAGCAGCGCCTGCACCGGTCGTCGCTCCGCCGGCGGCCGCCGCGCGTGCGCTCGATCGCGACGCGCTGATGGCGATGTTGCTGGGGGTCGTCAGCGATCGCACCGGGTACCCGCCTGACATGCTCGGCCTCGACGCTGACCTGGAAGCCGATCTGGGAATCGATTCCATCAAGCGCGTTGAGATCGCCGGCACGATGATGCAGTCGTTGCCAATTCCGGACGGCGTGACGCCGGACGTCGAGCAAGTGACGAGTAGTAAGACGCTCAACCAGATTGCCGACGCGTTACAGGCAATACTCGCGGGAGGCACTGAAGAGGCCAATCGTGGAACGGAGGAGCGTCTCCCTTTTGAGTTTGAACCGGCCGGCGCGCGGATCGGTCGGTTCAGCGTGACATGCTTCCCGATTGAGCCGGCAGACCGCACCGGCGCTCGCGAGGTCAATGGCGTTGTCGTCCTGATCGACGACGGCGCTGAGATCGGACACCACCTCGCGACGATTCTGGAAGCCGGCGGGATTCGAACTGCGCGCATCGACACGCGGCAAGTTCCGTCCCCGAGTGAAGGCGACGTCGCTACAGTCCTCGATACCGTTCGTCGTCAGCATGGCCCGGTGGGCGCGCTCATCCATCTGGCGTCTGTCGCCCAGAGCGATTCATCAGACGACCTGGACGCTGTGTCTTTGCAGCACGACCTGGATCGACAACTCTCATGGCTGTTTCTCGCGACGCAGCGCTTTGCGCCGGACCTGATTGAGTCGGCGTCCGGCTGCAATGCGATCATGAGTGTCGTTGACCTTGGCGGTGATTTTGCCGTTGGAAGCGCTGCTGGCGCTCGCTCGATTGCGAGCGGAGCGCTGGCGGGCTTTGTCAAGACGGTGCCGCAGGACTTCCCGGAACTGCGAGCGAAGGCTGTAGATGTCGGGCCGTGTGATTCGCGTGTCGCGGCTCAGCGCATCGCCGACGAGTTCTGGAGCATCGACGCGCACGCTGAAGTCGGCTACCGCGGTGACGAGCGTGTTGGGCTTGGTATCGCTGAGCATCCGGTTGATGAGGCAGCAGAGCCGTTTGCGCTTGATCGAGGCGCGGTCGTCCTCATTACTGGTGGCGCGCGAGGGATCACAGCCGAGTCGGCGGCATGGCTCGCGGAGCTGTGGCAACCAACACTCATACTGGTAGGTCGAACGCCGCTGGAGTCCGAGGACCCGGAGACGGCGGCCATACAAGATGCAGCCGCCCTCAAGATCGCCCTGGTGCAGCGGCATCGAGCGGGCGGCGAGAACGTGACGCCAGTGATGGTCGAGCGTGAAGTTCGCGACCTGCTGAGTCGCCGCGAAGTACAGGCAACGATCGACAGGTTGCGCGCGTCCGGTTCGCAGGTCGAATATCACGCCTGCGATGTCCGTGACGCTGACGCGTTCCGCGCGCTCATCGAAGATGTCTATCGGCGTCACGGTCGGATCGACGGCGCAATCCACGGCGCAGGCATCATTGAGGACAAGCTGATTCGCGACAAGCAGCTCGCCTCGTTCGGACGTGTCGTCACGACAAAAGCCGATAGCGCGCTGACGCTGGCGACCTTGCTGCAGCCGGAATCGCTGCGATTCCTGGTGTTCTTCTCCTCCGTTTCGGGGCGCTTTGGCAATCGCGGGCAGGCAGACTATGCTGCCGCGAGCGAAGTGTTGAACAAGCTGGCGCAGCACCTGGATCGTCAGTGGGCCGCACACGTCGTGTCGATCAACTGGGGCCCATGGCTGAAGACGGGCATGGTCTCCGATGCTGTTCGACAGCAGTTCGCCGAACGTGGCATCGAGCTCATACCGCTGCCGGTTGGTTGTCGTCTGCTGATCGAGGAACTGCAATTTGGTCGCAAGGGCGAGGTCGAGATCGTCATCGGCGGCGCCAGCGCGCCGGTCGGTGGCGTCGGGAAAAGCGATCCGATGGCCTTCCCGCAGGCGAAGTCGCAGCCTGAATCTTCGCCGCTTATTGCTAGCGACCTGCCTCTGATCTCCGTCAATGCGACGATCGAGTCGCGCTCGAACAGCGGCGTGATCGTTGGGCGAACGTTCGATCCGACAATCGATCGCTACTTGCTCGACCATCAGATTGACGGCACACCGATCGTGCCTTTCGCCGTTGCACTGGAGCTGATGGCCGAAACTGCGTCATTGGTATTCCCAACACTCCCTGTTCGGGCCGTGCGTGACATGCAACTGCTCAGCGGTATCTCGGTTCCGTCGCCGGTAAGCGTGCATGTTGTTGCCGAGCAGAGCGGCCAGTCGAGCCGCGATGGGGTCGCGGTTGATGTGCGGATCGTTGCTGCGGGGCCGACGCCGCGCGTTCACTATCGCGCGACGGTCGAGCTCGAAGAGTTGGCGACGCCGCCCGTTGCGCCTGCGCGGCTGTCTGGGCTGTCGCCGACTGAGATCACACCGAGATTCGCCTACGATACGTACCTGTTTCACGGGCCGTTGTTCCAGGGAATCGCCGGAATTGATGGCACGAGTCAGTACGGAGCGCGAGCTACGCTCGAGCCGGTCGATCTTGACCGGTTCCTGCCCAGCGCCAACGGTGACTGGCTATTCGATCCGTCGATTGTTGATAGCGCTCTGCAGATGCAATTGGTCTGGTTACGGATGTCCGTAGACGTGACCCTCCTGCCGAACACCATGCAGCGGATTGAGCGTTTCGCGCGGGCCCGCGACGCGTCGGATAACTGGACGCTCCAGCATGAAGTGCTGATTCATGCCGACATCAAGTTGCCACTCTGCCAGGCAGATCACTTCCTCTATAGCAGTGACGGGGCGGTCGCAATCGCCATTACCGGCATGGCAGGAACAGGATCACGATCACTCAATCGCGTCGTAGGTAATCCAAGATGA
- a CDS encoding alkaline phosphatase family protein, whose product MGRRVAVIGLDCAEPSLVFEQWRDELPNFRALMNRGVWGKLRSVDPPITVPAWSCMMSSHDPGQLGIYGFRNRTDHTYENHFVADSRAITVARLWDILGCAEKNVIVLGVPGTWPPPQVNGDLVSCFLTPDSRTDQFTFPPELREEVERLVGPYHVDVKNYRRDDRDRILAEIYEMTEQHFTTARHLLDSRPWDFFMMVEIGVDRIHHAFWSFQDPAHPKYEPGHRYRDVIRNYYQYLDDQLGEMLERFDEDDVVLIVSDHGAEAMRGAICVNDWLIQEGYLTLRKQPDDIAPLDLTNVDWSRTRVWGDGGYYGRIWMNIRGREPEGIVDPADADALAREIIERLEALPAPDGTPIGTRVYRPSDLWPERRGVAPDLIAYFGDLAWRSIGSIGHDAYYTFENDTGPDDANHSRDGMFIMTGTNLPPGERNGLKLLDVTPTILDLFNLPTTDTMRGRSITSLG is encoded by the coding sequence ATGGGTCGCAGGGTCGCTGTTATAGGGCTCGATTGTGCAGAGCCATCGCTCGTCTTTGAGCAATGGCGCGACGAACTACCCAACTTTCGGGCCCTGATGAACCGGGGTGTCTGGGGCAAGTTGCGCAGCGTCGATCCGCCAATCACCGTCCCGGCCTGGAGCTGCATGATGTCCAGCCACGATCCCGGCCAGCTCGGCATCTACGGCTTTCGGAACCGCACAGATCACACCTATGAAAACCATTTTGTCGCCGACTCGCGCGCCATCACCGTCGCCCGTCTCTGGGATATCCTCGGCTGTGCCGAGAAGAACGTGATCGTGCTTGGCGTGCCCGGCACCTGGCCGCCGCCACAGGTGAATGGCGACCTCGTCAGCTGCTTTCTCACTCCCGATTCACGGACAGACCAGTTCACCTTTCCGCCCGAGCTGCGCGAGGAAGTCGAGCGTCTCGTCGGCCCTTATCATGTCGATGTCAAGAACTACCGGCGCGATGATCGGGATCGCATCCTGGCTGAGATCTACGAAATGACGGAGCAGCACTTCACAACTGCTCGACACTTGCTGGATTCGCGACCGTGGGATTTCTTCATGATGGTCGAGATCGGCGTCGATCGCATCCATCACGCATTCTGGAGCTTTCAGGATCCGGCGCATCCGAAGTACGAACCCGGTCATCGCTATCGTGACGTGATTCGCAACTATTACCAGTACCTCGACGACCAGCTTGGCGAGATGCTGGAGCGGTTCGACGAGGATGATGTCGTCCTAATTGTCTCCGACCACGGAGCGGAAGCCATGCGCGGCGCGATCTGCGTCAACGACTGGCTCATACAGGAGGGCTATCTCACCCTGCGCAAGCAGCCGGATGACATCGCGCCACTCGACCTCACCAACGTCGATTGGTCACGGACGCGTGTCTGGGGCGACGGCGGCTACTACGGCCGCATCTGGATGAACATCCGCGGGCGCGAGCCTGAAGGCATCGTCGATCCAGCGGATGCCGACGCGCTCGCAAGAGAGATCATCGAACGTCTCGAAGCGCTGCCGGCACCCGACGGGACGCCAATCGGCACGCGCGTCTACCGACCGTCAGACCTGTGGCCAGAGCGCCGCGGAGTCGCACCCGACCTGATTGCGTACTTTGGCGACCTTGCCTGGCGAAGCATCGGCAGTATTGGGCACGACGCGTACTACACGTTTGAGAATGACACCGGACCGGACGACGCCAACCACAGTCGCGATGGCATGTTCATCATGACCGGAACAAACCTGCCGCCCGGCGAGCGCAACGGGTTGAAGCTCCTGGACGTCACCCCGACGATTCTGGACCTCTTCAACTTGCCCACCACCGACACGATGCGCGGGCGATCGATTACGTCATTGGGCTAG